One Aegilops tauschii subsp. strangulata cultivar AL8/78 chromosome 2, Aet v6.0, whole genome shotgun sequence genomic window, TGAAACATTTCCAGTGAGCTTCTTCACTGTCCCAGTTATTCCTTGTCGGAGAGTAACATTGTTATCTTGAAATTTGTCAGCTTAACATGTAATTCTATTAGCATTCGCCTTGTTTGAGTGCTTGTTACATGTAACCTTAAAATGTTCAAACTGCAGTCATTCCCCTTGTTTGAGTGCTTGTTACATGCTAATTCTATGGTACTATCTGGGGAAGACATTGACTTCTTATTTGAATCCTTTGGTGTTAATTTTCATAGATGTTATATTCTGCGCAATTACAAGTGGAAACTGGAATCTACTCTTGACAAGGTCCTTATGTGTCTTAACTAATAATGTGAGTTAGGGTACAGGAGAAGTTCTTATGTGACCTCAAATAAGTCTTAGCTTTGCACAATGTGATCGATGATCCTTATCTAATGCTACATAGGTTTTCCCCATGAAGGCCTCATGTCATTTTCTTCCCAAATAAGTGGATGATTGGTGTGTGAAAACCATAATAGAATTTCTTAGGCTTACAATTTGCGCCTTGCGCTTCAGCATTACTTATTCGAATCCATTATTAATTCAGATGAATCTACTAAATAGTTGGTCCTTTTTTGCCGTACTTGCTTGTTCTATGGCAGGAACCACTCTTGGATTTGGTTGAGGATTATCCAGATAATGACATTGTCCAGGAAATGATCAAGGTAAGTTTGCATGGCATTACAGGAGCATTCTCATTATTTAAGTGTTTTATGCTAATGTGCAAAACTAGTTTTGTGCAGATTCTTTGTCAGCGCTATGTGCACTTCAAACGAACTCGCGGAGATGGCAGCTGTTTCTACAGAGCTTTCTTTTTCTCCTACTTGGTAACCATCTAAGTTACTAGGTTTTTTATGCTGTTGCTTTTTTGTTTGGCATCGAAGTTTGATATGACTCTACTTGTAAACAGGAAAATCTTGGACAAATGCAAGATAGTCAAGCTGAAGTTACTCGTCTAATGGAACATGTGGCAGTGTCCAGAGAGAATTTCTGTCGTCTGAAATGGGACAAAGCATACTTCTTAAATCCTGAAGAATACTTTTCAAGTGTTGCTTCTGTATGTATTCTCATAGCTCATAGAAGCTTCACTTTTTTTCTGATGTCGTAACCCCAATTCTTCTGTAATGAGTTTAGGCATTTACTGAAAATCAAACTATATATAATTTATAATACTTGCCAAAAATAATTTGATGTCACTTATGTGGCCTGAATTATCCTGTGCCCTTGCTGAATCTGTTCTGAAAGTTATCTGACCCCTTCCACATTATCAGAAAATATCTTTAATGAAGAACAATGCCTCACATTGAAAAATCCATGCTACTCTTGCTTTTTTTTTACTGTAGTACACATCTTTGTTTACTGTTCCAAGTATGAAATATATGCAGTGAGATGTATAATAGAAGATAGATTTTGCATTTGGTCATATCTATGACTGAACTAAGGCGAGATTTGGCCGAGCCTGAACATTCTATTACTTATCGAAAGAACAGTACAAAGTTCCGACAAATACAAAACTCCTTGGTCTTAGCGAATTCCAAAATGCGCCCACTAAACAGGAAAGGACGGTTATGCAGAGTGAGAAGAGAGTAAAACCTATGAGCGCTCAGGGAGCTGCCATACATGTAAAATTTAAGGAAAGACTGGGGAAGCTCATATACATGTAAAATATGCTAAACGAATATGATTTTGTCTGCATAACATAGCTTAGATCATATACTTAACCAGTTGTCTGCATGTTATTTCAGGAGCTGAATCATTTGGTCAATTCTGTTGCAAATGGGTATGAGCTTTGAACTTGatattttctagtgattttcttTGACAAGACGTGACATTAACTTTCAAGATCCCTTTGCTTCTTTGTAGTTACGTTTGGGATTAAAAATAATTGCTTTTATCATTTGCAGTCTTAGTTCTGACGAGTTGCAGAAGAGAAGTCTACAGGAGATGATGCCACTCAGGGGTAAGGATACTACATGCTTGCCAAAATGTTTTGTTTGTCCACTTCTTCTCTCTCGCTTAACACTTTTTTTCCAGTTATTTCCTTGCTAAGATTGCTGGCAGAGACTGAGATCCGTACGCGAATAGATGATTACAAACCATTTATCCCTGGAAAGGTGAATGTCAATCAGGTTAGAATTTCTTACCCCTAGTACTTTTCTCGAATAGTCAACTAGTATTATCAAGGTTGAGAATTTTCTCTGCATAAGCATGTAAAATCCCGGAAACAATTATCCCTGTGAATTGTAATAAGATAATCATGACCAAAATAAGTTAACCAATACTGAATTTACCATTTACATACTGAGCTCACTGTTGCACATATTATGGTTTTGTAACAGTATTGCTGGAAAGAGGTGCGTCCCCTGGACGTCAAAGCATCGGCGCTAGCAATGAGGGCTCTAACGTATGCACTTGGCATCCCGCTGCGACTGGAAACTCTAGGCGAAGGCTTGACGGCTGGAGGTTTGCAAGTAAAGCGCCTTGATTTCTTCCCTCGATCAGAATCAGGGAAGGGTGCTTTCCATATAGTTCGAAGCTATTGGTCGTCAACCACAACCCCTGAACCACTGGAGATTGGAAGTGGCAGCCTGATGTCATCTGATGGCACACCTTTGCTGACCTTGCTGTGCAGGCCTGACAACTGCGATATTTTGTATCGCAAGTAAACGAACGGTGCAAGTATTACTTGATGTAGAAAATTCTTGGACGACGATACAAAAATCTAAGGGATTTTTTGTGGCATCTCATCTCAATCTACTTGTAAAGTTGTGATTACTCAATTGAGCAAAAAGCCACAAGCTGTTCTATTCGCCTGGGCATGTTTAGTGTAGTAGTTTTAACTAGGCATCAGTTATATATTTTGGAATACTTGCATTGGGAAATGGGAATATATATTTCATTCTTACTGATGTTGTGCTCCTTTGCTTCTGTATTCGGAGGGAAGCTACATATATCATGAGAATATATGAAGAATTAGTTTTTTTATATATATGTTGCAAGGTGATATGGCAGATGTTCTTTTCTCCAAAATTGAAGTATATAATTAGGATGTGACTGCAGATTTGAATCTTCACACTTGGTGAGCTTTTTGGGATAACCGTATTAGGGTGAAACTGTAATCTTGGCACACTATTACTGAGAAGTATAGTGTCTGGACTTAAAGTAGAATAATATTCAATAAAATCATCCCCTCCAAATATATTCCACGGTCAAACTTCTCTAGCTTTGAACACAGAATATAAAATATTTTTAGCCCGATATGTGAAAGTATCATCATCAGTTTGACCACGTAACATTTCATAATTTCTGACTCAACACAGATACAAAAATAGTACTACCTCGGctacaaaaacgtcttatattttcgGATGGAGGTAGTCTCTCCTCTCTCCTTTAAGTAGAGAAAAATATCTGATGTGACATCTCTTACAATGCGCCTATGTCACAATATTATACTGTTCAAAGTCTGTGAAAAATGTTTAAACCATCATCTATTAATAAACAAAAAGAACAAATGGTCATAGCCACTGTTGGCCCACACGGGAACTCCAAGGCGGACCCGCAAACCGACCCGTATCCTCCCGGACTGCGCTGTCCGGACCACGGGAGCCATCCAACGTGGACCTGTATCGGACCGCGGCACGGTCCGGACACATTTTCTCCTGCAAATCGGAGACAAACAAGGGGGAGGTTTGCGGGAATCCAGACCGCTCCCAATCCAGCTTCTGACCGTACTGGCCCAACAAAACCTCCCACCCGCACGTCCTTTCCATCCCACTCCTCGCGCCGCTTGCCGCGCCGGCCCAGAGCATAGAGCGGCCGACATTGATGCCGCGATTTGACCGGACGGGAAAGCGACGCAGACGGACGCGACCTCTCGggccgttggagatgccctaaggaAAAAAGAAAACTATCAATCTAGAGGAAGGAGAGCAACCTTTTTTTTCTCTCCCTGTCATCcagaatactccctccgttcctaaatatttgtctttctagacatttcaaatgactaccacatacggatgtatgtagac contains:
- the LOC109737117 gene encoding OVARIAN TUMOR DOMAIN-containing deubiquitinating enzyme 1, with product MGTKFRFKVKLYKDRAGSSGDGGGGEPTPPPAPGPAPSPSLDPAALSASPLRLQPPPTPIVRYTYQGQDDDDDDWPEDDGTDLDAGQEDEDELPDDEKFYIPLFMSGQKKNLPHDLFRHDSVPLNKNEYFSLWKNWNQLLDGKRTYLRPLRDRRVLSVSGVFRRPLARPWALEFQEPLLDLVEDYPDNDIVQEMIKILCQRYVHFKRTRGDGSCFYRAFFFSYLENLGQMQDSQAEVTRLMEHVAVSRENFCRLKWDKAYFLNPEEYFSSVASELNHLVNSVANGLSSDELQKRSLQEMMPLRVISLLRLLAETEIRTRIDDYKPFIPGKVNVNQYCWKEVRPLDVKASALAMRALTYALGIPLRLETLGEGLTAGGLQVKRLDFFPRSESGKGAFHIVRSYWSSTTTPEPLEIGSGSLMSSDGTPLLTLLCRPDNCDILYRK